Genomic window (Alnus glutinosa chromosome 9, dhAlnGlut1.1, whole genome shotgun sequence):
ATAcaaaattttatgaatgatgatAAAGACAATGATTTAGTATGGATGATGAAGTTTTGTTTTCTTACTAAATATCCGGCTCCAACTATGATCCCCATCAAGAAGTTAGGTACAAGAGAAGCTATAATCATCATGGAGCTCTCTACCACTGCGATGGAGCTGATAAGATCGAGGCAGAAAtacacaaaatttgaaaattcagGCCGGAATTTCACCATGTAGTAAGTTATAGTTCCGGTAGCAATCGACATCAGAGCCAAGAATgggaaagaagagaggaaattGGACAGAATGTACACAGCAATCCCATAATGCCCATTGAGCCTTTCTCTGTGGAAAACCTGTCTAAGAAAAACTAATCATCAGACACAAGCTGGTCTATCATGTTAGTCTAACCAAACTATGGTTAAAATGAGTTTTCTCTTATCcttgaaatatatattaatgcaCCTTCATTTCTTCTATGAAGGATGGGAAGCCTACAATGGACATGAATGTCATGTAGCCGGCGACGAATCCACCACAAGCTCCACGTGCCAAGATTGAGGTATAACTTGTTCCAACATCAAAGAAGATGGTACCGACACAGATAGATAAGGCTATATAGATTATGATCCTTAACCAGTAATACCCTACATCTCTAGACATGTTCACAAAAGACCTGTGTGTCAAAGTTGAGAGTTGCTTCCACCAATTGGCTTGGCTCCCTCCTTTTCTCTCAATTGAAAGTCCTTCCTGCAGCATAAGTACTTGTTGATTATCTGTTCAGAAGTAGCAAAAGTTGTGCACACTTCTTTAACTTTAATTTGGCTTAGAATTTTGGTGATCAACACATCTCataaattgtcaatgtcccttaAAAATTAATAACCTTTGCTAAAATATGCTTTTGAGAAAATGTATTTTATGGATACACTATACCCAGCTGCCAACCATACCCCCATCAACCCTTGCATCAAGTACAAACATTTTTCTCTTCATTAACTCACCTTTAAGATGGAAAATGGTAACGAATGTTAATAGCAAAAGAAAGTAGAAGAAAAGGACTACTGATCATTTAAACAAACAACAGTGGAATATAAAATGCTTACAATAGTTGAGATTTCTTGAATCCTTGTTCTTGCCCTTGTTGCATACTCTGAGCACCTGTATTTCTCAACAAGCTTTGCTTTGATCTCCACTGCTGCCAAGTTAATCAAAGGATCTGATGATTCTTGGATTTCCTGTAATTAAAGGAAGAGGAAATTTTAGTGACCATAAGTTTAATTAAAGACAGGATGCATGCCAAAATTTCAAGTTACAAGATGCATCAAGTTTGAAGGACATATGATGGTAAAAGGTTTTGGTCAGAACTAGGTCTCAAATGTTGTCTGGTTGATGATGTTGAAATAAGTGGTAAAACTATGCTCTTAAAGCATATTAGCAAGCTTTTCTCATGCAGACATGATTAACAAAAATGTGATACCAAGCAGCATTTGAGATCTTGTGATGTTACTTTTAAGAGAAAGAGCATATAATTAAAGCAGCAAACGAGCATCACTTGAGAGTGAAAAATACTATGACAGTAGAAGTGGTACTGCATTCGTACACATATTCTGCGAGATTCCAGCAAAGACATCGTCACTACGTCGAAGTCTGAATTTATACAACGGAGAAAGTGATCGGAGGGATTTCTTCGACTTGGACATGGAAATCCCGATTTAGCAAAGAACTGCAACATTAATATATGAAGTTTTAACTTTCAgtttagtttttaggattaAGTTTTAACATAACAAAAGTATTGATAAATAGAGAAAAACCATAAGGCATGTTCACAGGAAAATATGAGTAATTGCTAATTGTGATAGGTTGTACCTCAATGGCCAACTTTGCTGCTCCAAAATATACTATTTGACCACCAGAAAGTAGACAAAGATCATCAAAGAGTGCAAACACCTCACTACTTGGCTGATGGATAGAAGAGATAACTGTTCTGCCATCATGAGCAATATTTCTAAGAGTTTGAACAACAAAGAATGCTGAGGCACTGTCAAGGCCACTTGTAGGTTCATCAAGAAACAAGAGGTAGGGCCTTGTGAGGATTTCAAGTGCAATGCTTAGTCTCTTCTTCTCCCCTCCACTTATACCTCTCAAATGCCAGTTTCCAATCAGCCGATCTGCGCAATCTTGGAGACCCATTTCTATAATAGTTCCCTCTACAATGCCATTGATCTCTTGTTTGGTCATGGTAGTTGGAAGCCTCAGATGGGCTGAGTAAGTTAAGGTTTCTCTTACTGTTAATGTTCCCAACAATTTATCTTCTTGGGTCATATAAgcctaaaattttcaaaaaaaaaaaaaagaagtagaaaaataatttgaacAGAAGTTGGTCAAAGAAGTAGGCCTTATATGGTTGTACATGAAGAAATTGGAACAATTTTTCAGTGTATcatatatgtaaataaataacttACAAGAACACCATAGTCTAGTCTCCTCTTCTTCCCATTAAGAAGAACATTTCCAGACATGACAATGTTTCCTGAGAGCCTACCTGAAAAAGCTCAAGGATCATTAATTTACAATAACACAACTCAGCCATCTAGGAATCAATTGACAGCTCCCCAGGCATTAGTATTAGGgtaaatttcttttcttcttgtccAAAATAAAACCCTAGCTAAAAGCAAAACCctcttttaattttgaattaagttaattaattaagactTTCTTGATGGATATCTAGTAATTATCTACTGATTAGTCTCTTAAACAAAACTGCCAGCACCAATCAAGTGGTGGAAATTTCGAATGCACTTGAAACAATGTACCAAAGTTCTCATACTAGTTTTATTAAGCATTCAGTGTGCTGCCTCTGTTTTTGGCGCAAATTGAAAtgagaaaccaaaaaaagagaaacaaacagAGTAATACTCTgattgtttcgatgtaaaatttTTTCCGGCGTTTGGCTCGTAGGAAAAAAACATTGACAGCAAAAAACACAGGTTATAAGATTTTGGCAATGGTGGCCGGAATCCAGCAGCACTGGCTAGATTTCGTCACCGGCCGAATGGTTTCCAGCCAGATTTGCCAATATCTAGCCACTGTTGCTAGATTCCAGCGACATGATCTCAAAATTCAGGGACTTTCAACGGCATATtcaggctaccaacaaacttcaATTCTTGGCAGTagcggattcccacaaacgtgcgtgcaaaaataaaaagtttaaattctgaaaacgatttacaatttttaaaataataaatcgttttttaaaaattaaagaggctttttttaatcaaaccaaaaatatacgtaaaatatttttcataaaatattttacgcctaAACAAATGGAGCGTAAAAGTATCCAAGGGCTATGAAAtggtttttctttatctttttccttttccacttatgtatacatttttttattttttttttttgcagaaatactaattaaatttacaaaatttatttgacAAAGTAGGATTGAATGCAAGATTGACAGCCTAAAACTCATGCAAATTGTGAGATATTAGCCATTAAGGTGGTGTCTTGTGCCTGTGCACACAGGATATAAGTTGAGAATGACACGTGTACCCAATTACTGATGTGGCAATTTCACATTGCATGCACACAGGACACGTACAGGGGGCAAGTACTTCATGTCTCAGGCTATTATTTTGATGTCCAAAGgaataaattaaccaaaaagaCAAAGCAATTGATCTTTTCCCAGAACAATCAACTTGAACTTGATCTTTtccgaaaaataaaaaagtagtaacaacatatatatatatatattagggcctaattggatatatatatataaagatcgTCATATTTTAAGACTACAATAATATGTTATTAGATCAAGATATATGCTTTACAGAACTGCATGCATGTTTTGAATTTTCAGAAAGATCTGCTTATCATGTCACGTGTCATGTTCGATCAGTAACTTGGAAATCGATCAAGATGAACATGCTTTAATTTGTTCATGAACTTCAATCATGCATGCACAGAATATCACTttcttttggagagagagagagagagagagagagagaaccggcTAAAGCATCAAGAAGGGTGGATTTCCCGGAGCCAGAAGGACCCATAATAGCCATGATCCTGCCAGGCTCAGCATACCCACTGAGGCCATCAATCAATCTCCTGGTGTGCCCATTTCCAAAGTTTGGAACCACAACACTAACATCTTCCCACACCAAGTACATTCCCCTctcatcaccaccaccaccaacctCCCTCATTTCCATACTGCACATATATACCCAACAAAGGTTCTTTTTACTTTGAAGTAATTAAAGAAGAAGCCTAGCTGGAACAGAGCTGCATGCATGGAATATAAAGAACAAGCTGGCTGATATGGGTCAGTACGTTTAATCAGCAAAAGCAAATAACAAAAGGAGACAAACAGAGAATATTAAGAACAGGGTAGTCTTTTACTTCTAGCATATGGTTGGTCAAATGACTGGAAGACATCTTTGGTCACTGGTAAAATAGTTAATGGGGGCAGTAACTCAGCTCACCAAACTGCCATCAATGCTTTCATGACATGTtcatactctatatatatatatatatatttggtgcCTTTGATCTCTGAGGaaacaataaaaacttttttcagatcaaatctctctctttcttgtcTATATTTTTGCCACCCTAGCTAGGCTAGCCATCATGCCAATTCCACTGCATGTCCCCAATAGCCGTCCATGCTTTTCTTGGTTTGGTAGTTGTGAGGACGTATATACATGGGCATTAATGCATTGTTTTTGAATGGTTTGCCTTGTCACGGTAAAGGCACTTAATTGCGCGCGTGTACAGCTAGCTTGTGAGTTGTGTGAAGTACTTGCTCAAATGCCATGGAGCCTTAAGCCTTGAGGTAATTAACAAACTcgatcattttcttttcttccctaTTTGATGAAGGCGATCGACCCCATTGCCCTTAAGCAAAACCAACACCATTTAATCAAATCCTTTGTCTAAAGGAGTGACATTGGTGGTCAACATAATAGATTATAAGgtgttaggttttatttttgggtcgGCAAATTCATGTTTCAAAACAAGTTTTTGGGTTGGAATGTTTAGCGTTGAGTTGAGGTTTAAGTCGGTGTAAAAGTCGGTCCAAATTAAAACATGAAAGAATTCGAGTTTATGAATGCAATCCAGCACATACCTAATTGGAGTAAAACCGGCCTGATTCGTATCTTTTGATTTAGGTATCAAATGACGACAATCTTTGTGGAGTTGGAAACCTGATTCAAAGGGCTCCGAATTTGCATTTCATTCAAATTTTCCAATTCCAATGTTTACTAGATCAAAACGACTCGTCAATATAAGTTTGAAAAATTAGGTGATAGAATGCCCTGTTTGCAATTCGTTTGGAAGGCATTCTAATGGGATTTGTATAGAATGGCCCGGTTGCAATCATGTTGAAAGGCATTCGAACAAGATTTGGACAGGATGATCCATTTGCAAGCCCGTACAAAAGGCTTTCAAACGTGACTGCGACAGACTATTTTAACCTAACCAACTTAGCCTAAAAACTTCAGTTTTCTCAACCTCTATATAAGCCTCATTAGCCACGATTTCAATAGGACCTGATAGGCAATATTTCATTGTTTTTAGAGAAGTTTACCATTGTTCTTAAGCCTAAATAGATTCAAAATTTCTCATTGTTTCATCCTTGTCATTAAACCACATAAAAGCCTACAACCTTGTTTCATCCTCGGACAAAATATTCCACTAATCCAGTCtagtaaaataaaatctatCGTTAAAGCATCATTtgaacatgtgattctcacaagcaGCGTAAAGGAAATTTCCTCCAATCCAATTTGAAGGAAAGCTTTATCCTTATTAGTTACCCGTTTGTGCTGCTACTACTTGATGGGATAAAATAAACCGAAATACACTTTTGGGAAATGAAATTTggtcaggtttttttttttttttttttttttcattcctgCAATTTAAATAGTTTCAGTTTTATCcttgaacaaattaaaaaagtagTAATTAGTCCTGCATGGCAAGTTCTATAACAGTGCTACATCAACCTTTCATCAGCCACATGCACATCCCAATTTCTGTGGATAGACAAATTAAGGACAACATTGTAAACCCATATCTGTCTTCATTGAGTGTGTCTTCGaaataataatatgagagaCACAcggtaaatagtaaatagtaaatagtaaatagtaaatagtaaatacaagTTGGAAGAATCAGAAAAGGCAACACAAGCTGGCTAGTGTCCCATGTATGTTAACAATTTCTTATCTGAATAAGAAAGAATACCAaacaatatctatatataaatcCCACAAACTTTTTACTGTTGGCTTCATTTGTTTATCCTACAGCAGTAACCACAAAATAATGACATAATAGTTAAGATTGCACCATAAAATCTGTAGCTTGTAGCTAAAATTTTAGTTGGTGCTTCTATTACTGGAGAGGAGAATTAAGACCCTCTTGAGAAGACAGTGAATGGAGAGATTGGTGCCTCTTGGAAGGGAAAGCCGGCGGTACTTTCCTGAAGGAAGGCCTTTTATCCAGATGGTGTAGGGCTCTCTTGTTATAAAGTGTGTGAAACAATGGGGAAGCTCTCTCCATGAACTTCAGAACGAGGAAGAAAAGTATCCGGTAAAATAGAACAAGAAGCACTAGAGCAGCTAAGTCCCACCACTTGGAGTGACCAATGGGCATGCGATAAATTTGTTCGATAACATCCTTGCCCTTCATTTTCGGGTTACCGGGAATTAGAGGATCGAATTCAAGCCCAATCAAGTCATTCTTGTAGGCACCCTAGATatccaattgttaaaattgaaatCATTCATCAGCCATGTGGAAGTAGGACTAATTATAAGATAAGCTAATAATATCCTATTATAGTTAATgcacctgttttttttttctgagcaaatAATACACAGCAAAAAAACCTACAcacagaaaaagaaacaaaggaaaTAGCATCCTAACTAGGGGGGTTGTCACTAATAGAGATCACAGCAACAGGAGGCAGGGAATCAATTGGAATGCTTCCACTAAGGACAGTGGAGTCGATCCATCTAGTAAGATTTTGCGAAGACCAATTTGCATTGTGATGAATTTTGCAAAAAGCCCAGTCTGGGATGGAGAATAGATATCTGCAATCCTCATAAATgaatggttttaattgataatGGCATACAATCAACGTTGTTCTGGATAAAGTACCtggaatttctttttcttttttttgagtaCTTAAAAGTACTCAGACTGAGTCAGTTGTATGCCTCAGAAAATTTTTTGGAGgtctaaatttttcttttgacgGAAATCATCTAACAAAACCAACTAAACCTTTCATAAGAGAAACAATCTTTCTTATCTAACAGTATGGTCCTCGAACACATCTGGTTGTAAAATCCCAATAGCTTATAGCTAGGAGGGAGAGaactttctttttgaaatctaggGTATGTTTGTTGATGCACTTTGGGAAGTGTCTCTTTGTTTGTTGTTTAAAAGAGTATTCTGATAAGAcataaaatagttttgagttgcttgttaatattttcattttgagaacagaaaacaaaaacttttacAAACATAGCTTTTTCAGGTTGAGTTGATTTCTCTTCATTTTCCATGTTCTATTTGAATTATTTCCCTCAAAATATTCTCAATTATCTATTTTTTGGTCATGAGTCGTAATTGAACCCAATACCACTCTCAACCCCTTTAGATACCCTGTATTGCTACATTATGAGAACATTAACCAAGAGCAAAATatccaaaatttatttcatGTAGAGTTACCTGTAGCCCCCATGAGCCATAACTGAGATAGGAAATTGGATAGCGCCAAAATGGCTTGGGAAGATCGGCCAGCAAGCGGAAGAAACCAGAGGTCAGCATGAAGATTCCCTGCATAAACAACAAATaatgatgttgatgatgatgatgatgccaaCTTGGCATGCTCAAACCCAATGACGGAAatgcgaagaagaagaagaagaagaagaagaagaagaagaaatagcaTCTGGTCAAAGGCTTAAGAACGTGTTCTTACAATGATTCCCGCTCCTGCAATAATTCCCATCAGGAAATTTGGAACCAAAGCAGCTACAACCATCATGAGGCTCTCTATAACCGTAATGCAGAGATATATATTAAGACTGTAGTAGATATAATGAGAAAACTCCGGTCTAAATTTCACCATGTAGTAAGTAATAGTCCCTGTAGAAAATGCAATAGCAACCAAGAACGGGAGCGAAGAAAGGAAGTTGGATAGAATAAACACTATTACTCCATAATACCCATTAAGCCTCTCTCGATAAAAAACCTGTttcaggaaaaataaaataaaaaataaaaaatcatgatgCTAAAGTGAGAGGAAGGAAAGCTCTCAATAGACATTTCCTCGATAAAATATCATGAATGAGATTGTTTACCTTCATCTCTTCAACGAATGATGGAAAGCCTCCAATTGACATAAATGTCATAAACCCCGACACAAATCCACCACAGGCTCCACGGGCCAAGATTGATGTGTAGCCAGTGCCAACATCAAAATAGATAGTACCAACACATATAGATACAACAATATATATCATTATCCTACACCAGTAATATCCCACATCTCTAGACATGTTGACAGCTGATCTCTGCGTTAATGTCAACAGTTGCTTCCACCAACTTGCTTGACTTGAAACTTTTGTTTCAAGTTCAAGTCCTTCCTGCAAAAATTAACCCATTCATATTTGTTATAAGCAAGTTGTTAACAATTAAACATATCTGACATCACCCGATAACCATTAACTGTGTTCTGTTAGTAAGAGCAAGTTGTATAGCCAACATATTAGCAAGAGTTGCCTTTTAACATGTTCTGGTGAAGTTTTGTTTAGTATGGATCTCAATATGCAACATGCACACCTCACTGTAGCCAAGTTGGAATACTTACAATGATTGATAATTCTCGAATCCTAGTTCCTGCCCTTTTTGCATATTGTGAGCGCCTGTATTTCTCAATAAGCATTGCTTTGATCTCTGCTGTGGCCAAATTCATGAAAGGATCTGATGAAGTTTGGACGTCCTATTATAAAAAggaagagaataataaatacttCTTATAATTGTAATTAGAAACTATAGAGTAATAATTATTAGTACAAATTGAAGTCTGGAATAAAAAcgaaaaaggggaaaaggagATGAGTTTGAGAGCTGGAGGGTCTAAAGGGGTTTTTCGGACACGAGTATATTCCTAGAAATTCTTTCCTTCAATTAGATTTTGGTTGTATGTAGAATGTAAATATGTTCTCGTTTGGCATGTTGTTTGGTTGAGTAACAATACTAAAACTAGAGTTAGCTTtctaaactaaaagaaatagtatattttgaaaattgatgTAATAGTAAAAGCTGCTATTAGAATATGAAGGAACTTTGATGGCTCAGGAGTTTTTGAGAAAGGTCTGCAAGGTGTTGAGGATTATTGTGTATGGAACCTCATAATTGAAGGCAATGCTAATGTATAATTGATAGATTGCtaaattttgaaagaaacaGAGGTGTTAAACATCTTACTTTAATACCAAGAATATTTATGTAATCAAACTACAAACTATTATGTATATGAAGATGCATGTTTGCTACTGTTCAACTTTAAAGAGGTTCATATCAGGGCTCAATTATCTGAAGTAAGGAGAGAACTTGGAAGTCCGAAGGTCAGCTAGGTTTgccatggctataaggatttcaATGTCCCAGAATGTTCCCCTTTGGTTCTCACATTAATCTTGGGCATTGGAAGTTCTGGAAATGGCTGTTAATTCTAATGCTTCTATTAGTGTTACACCTGTAATGTTCTATTAATAAGAGAAACTAGTGACTTCCATGACAAcactgaaaaattaaatatgttGAGTACTTTGAACTTTAAAGTTGATGGTGATAGCAGTTCATTTTTCGATAGACATGCAATCAGTCTGTGGCATCATTCATTCAATCCATCAAGCCAAGATTCAGATATTCAATAGAAGGCCCCAGTGATGAAATTTTACATatgcatccaaaaaaaaaaaaaaaaggaagaagaagaagaaagaagtttaAAGTTAAGTAGGCTTCTGGAGATGTTCAACGTCTATGTATACAGAAACTAAGATGAGACATTTAAAGACATTTACAACTACATTTTCACATAAACACAGCCACAGAAATAGATAAAGAAGTTAGCAAATACCACACAAAGAGTTTTACAGTAAGTAATGCATACATGAAGTCTTTGAGATCCTTTCAATGTGGCAGTTACAATGTCAAAATCTGAATTGACACAACGTAGGAAGTGATCAGAAGGATTCCTTTTACTTGGACATGGAAAACCCGCTTCAGCAAAGAACTGTAAACattgaaggggaaaaaaaaaaaggaattagaTTACAATCAGAAAGTACTCGGTACACATTCGGAATCAAAATAAACCTTTTGAGAGTGGTATGATCTTATTCTCTAACATGACAAACATTTAATGTTAAGATTAAACTCTTGAATTGCAAAGCCATGCTAGTGAAAAAGAGGTAGATATGTACTATTATACCTGTACCGCCAACTTTGCTTCTCCAAAATACACAGTTTCACCACTAGATAGTAAGTAGAGGTCATCAAAGAGTGCAAAGACTTCGCTACTTGGTTGGTGAATTGAAGAGATAACAGTCCTTCCATCACGTGCAATATTTCTAAGAGTTTGAACCACAAAGAAAGCTGAGGCACTATCCAGGCCACTAGTGGGTTCATCAAGAAACAATAAACGAGGTCGTGTGAGGATTTCGAGTGCAATGCTTACTCTTTTCTTCTCCCCACCACTTACACCTCTTAAGTGCCAGGTTCCAATCAACCTATCCGCACAATCTTGGAGACCCATTTCCATGATTGTTCCCTCCACGATGCTACTGACTTCTTCTTTGGTCATTCTAGTCGGAAGCCTCAAATGTGCCGAGTAAGCTATGGTTTCTCTGACAGTAAGAGTTCCTAACAACACATCCTCTTGAGTCACATAAGCCTGAAATTTGCACATACAAcagtaaattaaatcaaaacagAATCACCCTAATTGAAGAGTTAAGGAGACAAAAGGGTCAGCAGCCAGATGGCCATTATACACATTTTGCAGCATTTATTTCATTTCATAcagtatttaatattttgatcTTGAGGTAACGAAAAATTAGCATTATCAACAAATTTCAACCT
Coding sequences:
- the LOC133877716 gene encoding ABC transporter G family member 15-like; amino-acid sequence: MREVGGGGDERGMYLVWEDVSVVVPNFGNGHTRRLIDGLSGYAEPGRIMAIMGPSGSGKSTLLDALAGRLSGNIVMSGNVLLNGKKRRLDYGVLAYMTQEDKLLGTLTVRETLTYSAHLRLPTTMTKQEINGIVEGTIIEMGLQDCADRLIGNWHLRGISGGEKKRLSIALEILTRPYLLFLDEPTSGLDSASAFFVVQTLRNIAHDGRTVISSIHQPSSEVFALFDDLCLLSGGQIVYFGAAKLAIEFFAKSGFPCPSRRNPSDHFLRCINSDFDVVTMSLLESRRICEIQESSDPLINLAAVEIKAKLVEKYRCSEYATRARTRIQEISTIEGLSIERKGGSQANWWKQLSTLTHRSFVNMSRDVGYYWLRIIIYIALSICVGTIFFDVGTSYTSILARGACGGFVAGYMTFMSIVGFPSFIEEMKVFHRERLNGHYGIAVYILSNFLSSFPFLALMSIATGTITYYMVKFRPEFSNFVYFCLDLISSIAVVESSMMIIASLVPNFLMGIIVGAGYLGVMMMTAGFFRLLPDLPKLFWRYPISYINYGAWAIQGAYKNDMIGLEFDSFVPGGPKIKGEVILTSMLGVELDHSKWWDLGAVVAILISFRLFFFAILKLKERASPCFRTLYTKRTLQHLSKRPSFRKTPPFPSKRHHQHHHSLSSQEGLDSPIT
- the LOC133878402 gene encoding ABC transporter G family member 15-like, with the protein product MEIEAAAAGSSYSGGDGERNVFGRGAERGTYLVWEDLTVVLPNFKNKPTRRLLYGLRGFAEPGRIMAIMGPSGSGKSTLLDSLAGRLSRDVVMTGNILLNGKKRRVDDYGAVAYVTQEDVLLGTLTVRETIAYSAHLRLPTRMTKEEVSSIVEGTIMEMGLQDCADRLIGTWHLRGVSGGEKKRVSIALEILTRPRLLFLDEPTSGLDSASAFFVVQTLRNIARDGRTVISSIHQPSSEVFALFDDLYLLSSGETVYFGEAKLAVQFFAEAGFPCPSKRNPSDHFLRCVNSDFDIVTATLKGSQRLHDVQTSSDPFMNLATAEIKAMLIEKYRRSQYAKRAGTRIRELSIIEGLELETKVSSQASWWKQLLTLTQRSAVNMSRDVGYYWCRIMIYIVVSICVGTIYFDVGTGYTSILARGACGGFVSGFMTFMSIGGFPSFVEEMKVFYRERLNGYYGVIVFILSNFLSSLPFLVAIAFSTGTITYYMVKFRPEFSHYIYYSLNIYLCITVIESLMMVVAALVPNFLMGIIAGAGIIGIFMLTSGFFRLLADLPKPFWRYPISYLSYGSWGLQGAYKNDLIGLEFDPLIPGNPKMKGKDVIEQIYRMPIGHSKWWDLAALVLLVLFYRILFFLVLKFMERASPLFHTLYNKRALHHLDKRPSFRKVPPAFPSKRHQSLHSLSSQEGLNSPLQ